In Candidatus Epulonipiscium viviparus, one DNA window encodes the following:
- a CDS encoding dicarboxylate/amino acid:cation symporter: MNSNQKKERSTTWNLKRLKSELVFKLLLGVFIGIALGLVANETVMNFIVVIKDLLGQIIFFTVPLIILGFVAPSIAELKSGATKLLGFAVGIAYLSTLGAATFSMICGYILVPLLNIQNSVEGLRELPLPIFSLQITPIMSVMSALVLSLMLGLAVSATKSTTFETLLNEFRNIVLKIVSNLILPILPFFIGTTFMSLAYEGSITKHLPIFIIAIIIVIIGHFIWLIALYFIAGKYAKVNPKEVYKYYAPAYFTAVGTMSSAATMPVALTCAKKSPVLHKDSVEFGIPLFANIHLCGSVLTEVFFVMTVSQVLYGQLPGVGEMIVFVVLLGVFGIGAPGVPGGTVMASLGLITGVLGFDAEGTALMMTIFALQDSFGTACNVTGDGALTLILSKFTRKITAD; encoded by the coding sequence ATGAATTCTAATCAAAAAAAAGAGAGATCAACAACTTGGAATTTGAAGAGATTAAAAAGTGAATTAGTCTTTAAGCTTTTGCTAGGAGTATTTATTGGTATAGCGCTAGGACTAGTGGCAAATGAAACGGTGATGAATTTTATCGTTGTAATTAAAGACCTACTCGGACAAATTATCTTCTTTACTGTACCACTAATCATTTTAGGATTTGTTGCACCATCTATTGCCGAACTCAAATCTGGAGCTACTAAACTTTTGGGTTTTGCAGTAGGTATTGCCTATTTGTCTACGCTAGGAGCGGCAACGTTTAGTATGATCTGTGGTTACATATTGGTACCATTATTAAATATTCAAAATTCTGTGGAAGGGTTGCGAGAGCTTCCATTGCCAATCTTTTCATTACAAATCACTCCAATAATGTCTGTTATGAGTGCGCTTGTATTATCGCTGATGCTAGGCTTAGCTGTTTCGGCGACAAAGTCAACCACATTCGAAACACTTTTAAATGAATTTAGAAATATAGTTCTCAAAATAGTAAGTAACTTGATCTTGCCAATACTTCCATTCTTTATCGGAACAACATTTATGTCGCTTGCATATGAAGGATCTATTACCAAACATTTACCAATATTCATCATTGCCATAATCATTGTAATAATAGGGCACTTTATTTGGCTGATAGCTCTATATTTCATTGCTGGCAAATACGCAAAAGTAAATCCAAAGGAAGTATACAAATATTATGCGCCGGCATACTTTACTGCGGTAGGAACTATGTCTTCTGCGGCAACAATGCCTGTCGCGTTAACTTGTGCGAAAAAATCTCCAGTTCTTCATAAAGATAGTGTTGAGTTTGGTATTCCGTTGTTTGCTAATATTCATCTTTGCGGATCTGTACTAACAGAAGTATTTTTCGTTATGACTGTCTCACAAGTTTTGTATGGGCAGCTACCAGGTGTTGGCGAAATGATTGTGTTTGTTGTATTGCTAGGAGTATTTGGAATTGGTGCTCCGGGTGTTCCTGGTGGCACAGTTATGGCATCGCTGGGGCTTATAACCGGTGTGTTAGGATTTGATGCAGAAGGGACGGCACTTATGATGACAATCTTTGCCTTGCAAGATAGCTTTGGAACCGCTTGTAATGTAACAGGAGATGGGGCATTAACTCTGATTCTTTCAAAATTTACACGCAAAATCACCGCCGATTAA
- a CDS encoding GGDEF domain-containing protein, with protein sequence MIYLLSIVIFINSVIFFKMLNIVLVNIPQNIWIKYGVPLLNTIIGYVLMSNYDVLSTWQMYVVVTVVSLIEVFWIVNDKKINKAIFGLILPIHFISFHTTMVGVVTFTYAYYSPPSIGEQNIYIAIITTTLGMASLVNIVYFLYIRKIKTKYLCSFSNNILTVEISILTFLIINALKFNIAVYDVMLAVAHITLGVCIFGIICGGIGLFLKFNLLDNQKMFLEQELDKKEMYKKLLLGRSITVIEVDLNQDSINFYMNNNILTPNYFDKSYSELVENELSLKVYEPDRKKVIERCSPNYMTKIYENGIDIYEIEYRNEIMSNNYSWVRAMIHINKRIIGNQFIAVMSIIDINDEKERENSLLNMAERDAFTGLYNKTATIKLITHYLQNNRKGILFIIDLDNFKNVNDKISHSTGDIAIKESANKLKSIFRENDIVGRFGGDEFIVFMKAENTEIDIEEKCIKIGEMIDTTYTGKDVKVRITASIGVALVSDATDSYEVLFEKADQAVYVSKENGKNTFTIAEVAN encoded by the coding sequence ATGATATATTTATTATCTATTGTAATATTTATAAATTCTGTTATATTTTTTAAAATGTTAAACATTGTGTTGGTAAACATCCCGCAAAATATATGGATTAAGTATGGAGTACCCCTTTTAAATACTATTATTGGGTATGTATTAATGAGTAATTATGACGTTCTATCAACTTGGCAAATGTATGTTGTAGTCACAGTAGTAAGTTTGATAGAAGTATTTTGGATAGTAAACGATAAAAAAATTAATAAAGCGATATTTGGACTTATACTTCCTATACACTTTATCAGTTTTCACACAACTATGGTGGGGGTAGTTACTTTCACTTACGCATATTATAGTCCTCCATCAATAGGAGAACAAAATATTTACATAGCTATAATAACCACAACATTGGGAATGGCTAGCTTAGTGAATATTGTTTACTTTTTATATATCAGAAAAATTAAGACAAAATACTTGTGCAGTTTCTCAAATAATATTTTAACTGTAGAAATTAGTATTTTAACCTTTTTGATTATTAATGCTTTAAAATTTAATATTGCTGTATATGATGTAATGTTGGCAGTAGCGCATATTACATTAGGAGTATGTATTTTTGGAATTATATGTGGTGGAATTGGATTATTTCTAAAATTTAACTTACTGGATAATCAAAAAATGTTTCTAGAACAAGAGCTGGACAAAAAAGAGATGTATAAAAAGCTATTGCTTGGCCGATCGATTACAGTAATAGAAGTGGATTTAAACCAAGATAGTATTAATTTTTATATGAATAACAATATTTTAACGCCAAATTATTTTGATAAATCTTATTCCGAATTAGTAGAAAACGAACTATCATTGAAGGTTTATGAGCCAGACAGAAAAAAAGTCATCGAACGATGTTCACCAAATTATATGACCAAGATTTATGAAAATGGTATAGATATTTATGAAATAGAATATAGAAATGAAATTATGAGCAATAATTATAGTTGGGTGCGTGCTATGATTCATATTAATAAACGAATTATTGGCAATCAGTTTATTGCTGTTATGAGTATCATTGATATTAATGATGAAAAGGAAAGAGAAAATAGCCTTTTAAATATGGCCGAAAGAGATGCTTTTACCGGTTTATACAATAAAACTGCCACTATTAAGTTGATTACACATTACTTGCAAAATAATAGAAAAGGTATATTGTTTATAATTGATCTCGACAATTTTAAAAATGTTAATGATAAGATTAGCCACAGTACAGGTGACATTGCAATAAAAGAATCTGCCAATAAATTGAAATCTATATTTAGAGAAAACGATATTGTGGGAAGGTTTGGCGGAGATGAGTTTATAGTTTTTATGAAAGCTGAGAATACAGAAATAGATATCGAGGAAAAGTGTATAAAAATTGGAGAAATGATTGATACTACATACACTGGCAAAGACGTTAAAGTTAGAATTACGGCGAGTATTGGGGTTGCTCTAGTTTCTGATGCTACCGATTCGTATGAAGTACTATTTGAAAAAGCTGATCAAGCTGTATATGTTTCTAAAGAAAATGGTAAGAATACATTTACAATTGCAGAGGTGGCAAATTAA
- a CDS encoding MATE family efflux transporter produces the protein MDTNRLSHKFTPMNLFMYSLPTIIMMIFNSTYGIIDGLFVANFVGENALAGSNISFPILLVAIAVGMMMATGSNALVGKFLGEGKTQEAKELLSVIYIVAIIFGVVASTLIIMFADPLLSMMGANEVLLPYAREYLLYLTPCMTSALLQSFTQCFLITAGKPKIGFIACTIGGVANIILDYLLIVKFDMGLPGAALATGIGISISGIFGLFYFTFCRKGTLYFVKPKWHLKTLFQCFYNGMSEFVSCISGAITSVVFNIIMISVAGENGVAGITVIMYVSSILSSVYFGYAMGVSPVISYKFGAQDHAQLQLVNATSKKVIAVISILALTMSIIFAPAAVGIFISPESATFALTVEGFRIYATAFLFIGFNVFVSAMFTALSNGMISAIVSIARTLVFILLALLTLPFIFGINGVWIAIPVAEALGLIVSIVCYKKYQPVYNY, from the coding sequence ATGGATACCAATCGGTTATCTCACAAATTTACACCAATGAATTTATTTATGTATTCTCTACCCACCATCATAATGATGATATTCAATTCTACATACGGAATTATTGACGGGTTGTTTGTTGCTAACTTCGTCGGCGAAAATGCACTTGCGGGGTCAAATATTTCGTTCCCAATTTTGCTAGTTGCAATTGCAGTGGGGATGATGATGGCAACAGGGTCAAATGCGCTTGTCGGAAAATTTTTGGGAGAGGGCAAAACTCAAGAGGCCAAAGAACTGCTATCTGTAATCTACATCGTTGCAATTATCTTTGGAGTCGTTGCGTCAACGCTTATTATAATGTTTGCTGATCCATTGCTTTCGATGATGGGTGCCAACGAAGTTCTCTTGCCATATGCTAGAGAATATTTATTATATTTGACGCCATGTATGACTTCGGCACTTCTACAATCTTTCACACAGTGCTTTTTGATTACTGCGGGAAAGCCTAAAATAGGATTTATTGCTTGTACAATTGGCGGAGTTGCAAACATCATATTAGATTATCTCTTAATTGTAAAGTTTGATATGGGTCTGCCTGGTGCCGCGCTCGCAACAGGAATAGGAATCTCTATATCTGGAATCTTTGGATTATTCTATTTTACTTTCTGCCGCAAAGGAACCCTCTATTTTGTAAAGCCAAAATGGCATCTCAAAACGCTTTTTCAGTGCTTCTACAACGGCATGAGCGAATTTGTAAGCTGCATCTCTGGGGCAATCACTTCTGTAGTCTTCAATATCATTATGATATCTGTTGCAGGCGAAAACGGCGTTGCGGGAATCACCGTAATTATGTATGTGAGCAGTATACTGTCATCTGTATACTTTGGCTATGCGATGGGCGTATCTCCAGTAATTAGCTACAAATTTGGTGCGCAAGATCATGCTCAACTTCAATTAGTCAATGCTACAAGCAAAAAAGTTATTGCGGTAATTTCGATACTTGCACTGACAATGTCTATTATCTTTGCGCCTGCCGCAGTTGGAATATTTATTTCACCAGAGAGCGCCACCTTCGCATTAACAGTAGAGGGCTTTAGAATCTATGCAACTGCTTTTCTATTTATAGGATTTAACGTATTTGTTTCGGCAATGTTCACTGCTCTATCAAACGGAATGATTTCGGCTATCGTTTCTATTGCTCGAACTTTGGTATTTATTTTGCTAGCGCTCTTGACATTGCCGTTTATATTTGGTATTAATGGAGTATGGATTGCCATTCCTGTTGCAGAAGCGCTCGGGTTGATCGTTTCTATCGTATGTTATAAGAAGTATCAACCGGTATATAACTACTAA
- a CDS encoding TetR/AcrR family transcriptional regulator: MNNTKAKILSVFYELIAEQGYEKTSTSQICALVGVKKPTLYYYFNTKEELLIEFSKNILIETIVPPPECIPAGISKSEYEEYLYTLGLNYINFLIQDKKSRQVLAEIKILEKRIPALKETIANIFDTIYVAWIEFITMGKQLDAIDSRLDSNILGILIGTIFEGIDNQILYYFEEVTADEIIQSWRQFVDLILKK; this comes from the coding sequence ATGAATAATACTAAAGCCAAAATATTATCGGTATTCTACGAATTGATAGCAGAACAGGGCTACGAAAAAACTTCTACTAGCCAAATTTGTGCATTAGTAGGAGTAAAAAAGCCTACATTATATTATTACTTCAATACAAAAGAAGAGTTGCTTATCGAATTTTCAAAGAACATCTTGATCGAGACAATTGTTCCGCCGCCCGAATGTATACCTGCTGGCATTTCAAAATCAGAATACGAAGAATACTTATATACGCTGGGGCTGAATTATATAAATTTTCTGATCCAAGATAAAAAATCGAGGCAGGTTTTGGCGGAAATTAAGATTTTGGAAAAGCGAATTCCAGCTCTTAAAGAAACAATAGCAAATATTTTTGATACCATATATGTTGCTTGGATCGAATTCATTACAATGGGCAAGCAATTAGATGCGATAGATTCCAGGCTCGACTCCAACATTCTTGGTATCCTTATAGGCACTATTTTCGAAGGAATCGATAACCAAATTTTATACTATTTCGAAGAAGTCACTGCAGATGAGATTATACAGTCTTGGAGACAATTTGTAGATCTAATACTAAAAAAATAG